In Rhipicephalus sanguineus isolate Rsan-2018 chromosome 1, BIME_Rsan_1.4, whole genome shotgun sequence, the DNA window tacctgatttctttaacgtgcacctaaatctaaagtaCACAGCCACTTTTTGCGTTTCGCCCCAATCGAAACATGGTCACCGTGGCCCGGAATCTAACATAAGACTTCGTGTATAGCTGTGGCCGCTAAGGTCCCACAGTGGGTGCAAGTGATGAAACATGCACCATGTCACAGAGTGACTGCTCCAAAAGAATTGTACAGACATGTGAAACTGCTATGCTCATGTAACTGCCACACTCCAAATTTTGAGCAGAAATCTGTTAATAAAGCATTTTTAGATTTTAGCAGTATGTCAGTCACAACCATAGCATCAGATAGTGAAAAGAACCACTTCTGATGAAAGCAAGAAACTTGGCCCAGCCTTGTGGAGACAAAAATAGCTGCCCTCTACATTTATATACCAGGCGTTTCTAGAAATGTGTCCCAAACTTTCAAGTTAATTGTTACCGTTTCTGTGGTTGCAGACATCTTACGATGACTAGAGACATCAATTATCAGAGCGTCTACCAATTTCATTTTTCCAAATTCCCCGACTTTTCCAGGTTTTCATGACGATTCTGAGCATATTCCGTGACTGGCAAGCTTGCTTGGAAAACTGACTGACTGTGTACTGGAAATGAGCCCTCGAGTGGTAAAAAGACAGCGCACTTGCATAAACTGAGTGCCGAACTGAGGATGTCTGTTGTTGCATTGCAAGTGAGTGAGCTTGACCCAGCCCGGAAAGCCTCTGCTCATAGTGCTTATGGCCAAACCAGAATGCCTTAAAGTCGAGCCGAGATCATGGCTAAGACAAACAAGAACAAATTTATTGGAGTGAGTAACGTCAAGCTTGGGAATTGAGATCTTTTGTGTGATCTACTTCTGcttctaaaaagacggggcgtgcaaacacggacacaagaaggaaatcaggacaccacaaatgccggcatttgtggtgtcctgacttctttcatgtgttcgtgtttgcacgccctgtctttttagaatgaatacttaccaactagctcagctctctgttattctacttCTGCTTAGCTGTTTACTGtagatgcagaaaaaaaaaagcgaccttATAAGCTTTGATCAAAGGTAAAGATTGTTTTTTGTGATGGCCGCACTGACTGCCATCAGTCAGTTTCCAAGACCCAGCCAGGTTTTTAAAATTCCAAGACAATTCCCCGACTTTTCCAGACATGTCCGAATTTCCTGACAATTCCAGGTTTTCcaggttggtagacaccctgaattGTGGTGACAAATAGAGAAATTAAATTAATTTTTTAAATAGAGAAGATGGGCGGTCGGGTTAAATGGAAGAATTGATGTCCCTCCTGTGAACAGCCCATtaccgctttgagatttccaaaaagtgGTCCCTGATAATTATTGCGGAGTGATAAAATCCGCCCAGTTCTGCTGGCAGAACTGAAACCGGAATGCTGAAAAAAGCAAAAGCCATACTCTTCCAAGGAGTTCAGCATGAGTGAGCATCATCATATAAAACATAAATCTACTTCGCCTCATGGGTACAAGGACTGTGTTTGCCATGATAGCATGCTAGGCACACATAGGTTAACGAATTCAGAAGAACCAACACCACAGCAATTGTTGTTGCAAACACTGTTGTCATTCTGAAGGTTTGCTAAAGTATGGCAGTTGCATTCTTCGGCACTTTGGTTTCGTCGGTTTTATCAATCCACAATCCACATTTTATCAATCCACAAAAATTACCAGCGGCTGCTTTTTGAAaatgtcaaagcggcaatgggcttTCTCCCATTTAACTTGACTGCCTGTCTCCTGTAATTTAAGAAGTTAATTGTTTTAACTTATTCAATCAATGCTGTAATCAATATCTCTCGTCAACTTAACATGTCTGCTACCACAGGAAAAGTAATTACAGagacagcgagcaaatattgcatGTCCcgtatttttgagaattttcggacacatttacTTAAACACCCTTTATGTTCTTACACTTTGTTTCAGTACCTTTAATTAGTAAAGACAAAAGCAGTAGTCTTCATGCACATAACATTGTGAAAACAAAAGTTCTTCCACTTGTGAAAGCTGCACCACACACTTGATGAAAAATATTAACCAGGAGGCATAGCTATAACAAGGGTGTGTGTACTACAGGACTTGGTTGCTGGTAACCAATCCTTAACAGCGAGTATTCACGCACAAAAAGGCGCAGATTTCCAGCCACACTTCACAAGACACTGGCAGCTGGATGTGTTTCCCAGAACAATGTGTTATACATACGCTTCTTGCATACAACTGTTTCTGACAACTACAAAGATCGTAAGGTGGCTTTGAGTAAGCCCTCAAAAGGAAGCCCCTCTAAATTTGTCAATAAATAATTGCCAAAGTTCTGCAATATTAACACATTTGTGCTTAAGCATTTAAAATTGTAAATGATCTATTACAAAACTTACCCACTGACATTTACCTTCTAAGGCTGCAGCTGGGCTAAGAGGAGCGAAAAAAGGTTTGTGGTCTAAGCTTGGTCACATGAGGTAAAATATTAGTTCACGAGCCCCTGAAATGGGCGTTTTTGCCTTTTGCACATATTAAAATGCTTACCACTGCCGGGCTTCTAATTTGCAATTTTGTGCATAAGCAGTACCAGGCCCTAGCTGCTGAGCCAGAGTAGCAGAATGAGACGACATGACACAACTCAAACAAGTAAACATTGCCTGCCAAAATGACTAGCACCTTTTGCATAAAACCTACACCCTGGCGCAAGGGatgaatacagtcgaacccacttataacaatactgAAGTGCCACGAAaatttcattgttataaccgataattgctATAAACGGGTTGCacgaaaaaaagcaatatagggGGACAGCAGGCTGCTGTGAGAAAACCATAATATCAGATGGGATATGCCAACAGACATCAGTGATAAAGATGACAaagctgccgatttttcggacatgcttgaaaattcggacgctttcacgGGACAACCACTAGCCCCATAGAGCCAATGTATGAAAACGTCTGAAGTTTTGGATGCTGAAACACTGCATGTCCGAAAGCGCATTAGCAGAAGCTACTGCCACTCCCGTGCCATAGCGGATTTCAAAaatcagctttgccgcaatgtcaCAACGCCATGTGGTGAAGCATACTGCAAATCCGAAAGGACGTTGGGGGTTGTTTATGTTGTGGGTAGGGGTACAGCAGCTTTAAtttctcgttttcttctttcttttcaaggaTTTTGCGTTCTATTATCTGTCAGCACGGACACCCAAGAGACGGAATTCATTGTTATAATCGATAATGTGGCATGCGGGCATTGCTGCAAGTGGGTTATTTCACCATAGAAAACATATAAAAGTTGACGGTGCAGCAGCTTCTCATTGCTATAACTgatatattgttaaaaccggtATTGTTATATAAgtaggttctactgtatttggggGCAAGGCGTCCTAGCAATAAAAATAAGTACTGTCAAACATCAAGGAACCACTGAGAAAAATCTGCCTCAGCTCTATGGGAACACTTGTTTCTCTTTCCATTTCTAGTGCACTTGTTCATAACGTGCACCATGATGCTACAGAGATAAGAAAAGCAGCAGGCCATACACACAGCCTTTGTGAGAAGTATAAACCCTGTGTGTCACTGTAGGGGTACCAATGGAATACTACTAGTGGTGGATTTCGGAAACAAGGATGGCAGAAGCAGCATGGCTGACTGGCCACTGCAGCAGCACGGCAGACATATGGAGGATGTCGTTTACTATACATGTGTAGAGAAAAATATTTCTGTGGTGAAAGGAGAGGCACTGCATAACAATAAACATGAATCCTATACAGACGACAGAAAGTGACAAAGCTTGGCTATGAAGCATAACTGATAGGCATGTGAAGTGCACCTAAACAGCCACTGCACCCTTATTTCTGACCAAAATGCGGTGCACAACATTGGGAAGCAAgtaaaaaagggaaagaaaacaacaacaagggGAGAGCATTGCATTGCTTTCAGCTGGTCAGAGACAATGATACCTCCGAGAAGTGTGGAGAGAGCACACACGAAGCAACCAGCCATCTCAGCTCACTTGGCCTTTGACCCTGCCACCACCTCTTTCACCGCACTATGACACTCCTATTATTCTGGCTGTGCTGCTGCTGCACCCACAGCTGCAAGTGGTGCTGCCCAGAATATGCCTAGAGGAGATGCATACTTGCCTCTCCTTCCTGCCTGGCTCACGATGACACACGCTGATCCCATAGCACACCATGTGTGGCGTAAAAGATCACATCGCACTTGGACTTTATGCAGATCATAATGACATCACCTCCTTGCTTGGAGTGTTCTAATAATTGCTGTCGCAAATCACATTACCATGCGATACATTCTCTCTGTATGAATTACACAACCCTCTTCAAATTTAGTGCTGGCACAGTAGCCATTTCTTCTTCAATTTGTTATTTGCAGCTGATCCACAAGGCTAAGAATAACACTACAcaggtattaatgagaactaacagacaataatgccaaggaaagtatgagggtgttatttgtaataattgggaaataaatgtgaagaaagtaaagtggacgaaaagatgacttgccgccggcagggaccgaacctgtgaccttcgaataacgcgtccgatgctctaccactgagctagggcggcggtcatccctccgtccactttacagggtttatatgtgcatttaaacgtaggagtgttagtcagcgccgatcgccaCCATATAATAGCACCCCCATActgtccttggcattattgtctgttagttctcattaataatgtggctaacaaagaaaaacgagcccttaaaagtcatgttTCCTTACTACACAGGTATATGACtccagtggcatagccagaaattttttcacaAAAAGGGGGGGTCCAACCCATCCCCCTTTTATGTATGCTCGTTGATGCatttgtatgtatgcatgtaaaTATTCATATACAAGATGTAAaaattttggggagggggggaggcgaggATCTAAACCCCCCCTGGCTGTGCCACTGTATGACTGAAACCTCAGTATGGTTATTCCACCTACAGCAGCCTCACAATTAAGAGCACCGCTGGACCAACAAAACATAATGATGAGACAAAATAGGTTGCCAAGTTCTTAACACCATGAAAAGGCAGCCTGATGAGTGAAGTGTACTGAAGCACACATTTTACACCTCGAAGCAGTACAGGCAACAATTAATAAAACTTTATGAAGCTAAATGGCACCTTAATAAAAGCAACAATGCTAAGGACTGTCAACCTTAACACAATTACAAGGAAATAATGCAAATGAGTGCAGAAAAACTGGAACATCTTGATAGAGATGAGAGTAACAAAGATAAAATGGATGGCAAATTGCAGGCTGAAAAATGCAACCAGATCAATGAAAACTTGCTTCCATTTTCTGAACAAAATGTGCAAGTGGAAAGACGAACGTATTAAGTACAGTGAACAGCCTAGACTCTAGCAGCCCACAATACCAAAAACCCATAACAAcattttgctgaaaaaaaaatgggggggggggggggtgtataaaAAAAAGCCTAGAAATATGTTAGCCAGAATAATATATAAATGGTTCTGGTATATCTAGATGCCTAAAAAAATAGCGCAGGTGTAAATACGGTAACAGAAAGATCACTCATTGTATATAACATCAGATCAATAGCTCAACAATTATGGCAAGGTGCCTCTATAGTACAACATGGTGGTGCCTACAAGGCCCACTATTACAAACTGCAGAACACTTCCCTTCTGCACTTGACTGTGGCACAAGCGCTGCTGTCTGTTGTGGCATATAGATACCCAGGCAACAGGAGGCCCTCATACTTCCAAGATGCGGTCTTGGTCACCAACAGTGTCAACATCGGGCTCCGGAAGTGTTTCGTCCACCTCTTCTTCGAGCGCATCAAACCTAGAAAATGAAGTAACCCTTTACATTTTCTGCATCACTTATGAAGACATACATACTAACTGAAAACAGGATTGAGCAAATGTGCCTGATCAATATCTTTTTTATTCAGAGAAAAAAGAAGTTGAAAATGTGACCAAAGGAACACTATTAAGAACCAAgttaaaaaagtaataataaagaaAATGCACCTGTAAAATATAGTCTGAGCAACCGATAGACAACATGCTAGAAGTGACCCCTCAAAATTTATTTAATGGAAGCCCAACACCGAGTGTTTATAGTGCAAAATAATTTTACACTGGTTGGTCTCTGTGTCAGGGTTCATACccactgtgaagaaaaaaattcaagggtttttagGGACTTTCAAGgccctaacgaagaattttcaaggactTAGAGCAACACTTTTTGAGATCACAGAAAAAAGACAACACCATCTTCTACAGCATGGAAGTACATTTTTTACAGTACACAAGCCAAAGTAGGCACATTTTTCACAATCAACAacgatctaaaaaaaaaaaaaaaattgacagctTCTATATCAGTTTTTCATTTTCAGTTTATTGCAGGCTTTATTGCATCGCGTTGTTTTCTGCAGGTAGCAACATCTATTTTCCCCGTTTACTTAAGCTGATTCACCTCATAATCAAGACTTAGTACACGCACATAAAATGGAGGCCCGTTTTCATACACTGAACTAAACATTACGTTCCCGaaggttgcccccccccccccacctcgtcATCAATTTCTGCAAGCTCcagttttttcttttgctgtttttTCTGTTTGTTGTTTCACTAAACAACAAAGGTGATGTTGCTTGTGGCATTTGCTCGCTCAGCATAGTTGTTGACACAAGCTGTTAAATTGGCAATTATCACTTTCAATCTCCTCTGCTTCATCTTGATATCACGTATCTCTTCTTCAATCTGGCTTCTCTTTGACAACTTTGTCTGCTCGCTCACTTGTTCTTATCCTCCATGTAGGCCCGATAGTGGTTGTATGCAGTGTGGGAGAGcacacgcgcccatttcctttccttaaggctggcgcgattgcgaactgacggtggtagccatgggaccactaggagaggagcaccgtcgccctttcctgccggacaaccccttcttccccgtcactccgcgcgccaatcctcgcatcccggctcgcgggaaagggaactcgccctgcgagggaatcaaccctcgcggtggggagggacacaggaggtgaacaaaactgccgaccaggcagggAGACTGTcgctcgtgccctgctgacctgagAAGTAACACCTCACTGCCCCGAGTTCTGCGAGCcgaacatcgaccgaaggtgtaagccataccctttgttttccccgagagcggactatccctctacgcgacatttacgcgttattgctaacgtagcaataaagtgttgtttgttgttctagcctgttgccttattcgcccgaacccgtcgtagctgcgatgacgcgcgctactggaaggggacgttgacacggtacgactatttgcggctgggaccggagctaggcttctgcaccagccgtgcatagagcggaccccctcagcAGCTGAGACAGCTCCACACAACCCCTTTGTTATTTCAAAGTTCAGGATGCCACCAGCTTTACCattggcggtattttgtaagcattcctaaaacggacgccGTCCGTTGAGTCGCACGTGACTAGTCATGTAGGCACGCGAttcgtcgcggcgctcgtcacggctcacattgaccagtcgcgtgcgactcaaacggacggtccgcctccgtccgttttaggaatgcttacaaaataccgccacatGTTACCCACAATAAACTCAGTCTTAGCCTTCGTCGGTGCTGCCACACTACTGCAATGTGCCAACAGAAACAGATTGGCCTGGTGGCCTTGTTGGCTTGTGTATGCGGCTGCCAGTCATTCAAGGGCACAGGCATTTCCAGTGGGGGCTGGAgattcaaccccctccccctttctgaATTTTTTCAACTTGTATCAGTACatatgcatgcacacatacaaactcacacatgtacacccaacagcaaaagtttacAGGATGTGGGCCCCATTGCAGATGGGAATATCTGCTCTGTTAATGAATGACTCTTCTGATCTAGCGGGTAACTGTACAGATGCCAAtaactactacaggctggaacgtTTGACTGGAGCCTACATTCGCAGATAAAGTGGGAATGTAGGATTTTCTAAAATTTAGTGTCCCACAAACTGTTGGATGCACACAAATGTAGAGGGGatggaatcccccccccccccccattcattgaaataaaatcctggctatgcccctgtttAAAAGTATGCTAGTGTGATTATCACTTTTTCGGTTTCAAGCGAACTTGAAGTGAATGGTAATTAGTATCAAGCAGGATTTGAATAGTAGTAAGGTGCAAGTTATGAGCAGTAAAATATGTtaacattcttggaaacatttcagcgcgcacacaaaagacgaaaacgaaaggcgagaagacaaacgggcgcgaactcacaacaaAGTTTAttgaagtacacgaaatatataacccagggtagctcaagagcgcatgtgcgtaaaaagaatcaaacaaacaaacaagcaaaacataaggaaacataagaaaacaCATCATTACAGTAATTTTGCAGAAGTATCTACATCGTGCAGCAGATTTTAAaagtgctactcaaaaaggtgaactctttgtcagttagtgcaatcgatgggttgcttacgcatttatcagcacaccttctaatatggaaagcttcaactatttcccgagttatcctgtctttatgataaaacaaaatgttagtatcacaccacacaggatgacattggcagttcctgcaatgctcggctagatgggagttattgctattatccaatgacttcatatgttcattaaggcgagTGTTGATGCATCGGCCAGTCTGACCTATATACACACGACCGCAGGTTAAGGGCAATAAATAAACTGCCCCTATCCTGCACCTCACGAACTTTCCGCTTTCTTTTGAAAGGCAAACACATTTATTCTTGATTTTTTTGTCGAATTTTTGGTCCACCGCACGACAGATGCGTTGAATCTTATTGGGTGCACTGAAAACAACCTCTACACCGAACCGATTGGCTATGTGCTTTAGCTGATGGCTCAACACAAACGCTTCGCTGTTTTACCTTACATTCATCGTTTTTCCCATCACACAATAAAATCATACAATATTCATACAAAAAAATCATACAATATTCCAGTGAGTTCCAAGTTACTGAGGAATCAAAGCAAATGAAATGGTAAATATGTTGGTCAAATCTGATTATTTGGAAAACCAGCCTCATTCTCATGCCACAATACGACTTACGACACATCTTACGAGGGCTGAAATAAAAACTGGTTCACAGCAAGCAGAAAGAATCAATATTATACGCAGTTGACTATTACTTTAAGCACTACCAACTAGACCCTCATCTGTCACATTGCACGAACACCCCCATATACTATATAGTCTAAAATTGCTTGCACAAAGCACATTTTAATCATAATTCAGCATGTCTCATCTACAATTTCATGTAGGCATGACGACAAGGATGTGTATAGCCTGTTGCTAAACTGTCCCTAGCACATCACTCGTAGCGACTCGAAAAGAGGATCCATTTACTGGATTCAGATCGAACTTTTTCACTTGCCAAAGTACTGGCCATCGAAAGTCCACCATAAAGCAATGAAGGCCCTCGAACACTTGTCTGAAGACGCTGGCATTAGCAATGTGGTTTGACTGGACTGCATCATGAGTGTGCATCTTGTACGCGCCAGACATTTGCGGACTCTGTTAGAACGAGAACTTTTGAACATGAAGCGACTGAAAGCATTTTACTATAGATACCAATAATCAAAAGAAAAGGGGTAGCCATCACCAAAAAATGGCGACAACTCTTCCAACTATTTTTATTTTAATTAAAACAGTCCATCGTTCAGAGGTAAAATGAATATATCCCTTCTGTCATTCTATAATACTGATAATctataaattttaaaacaaaacTACGTTTAGAATAATACAACTGTAAAACAGGTGGAGAGCCAGGAGAGCATACTGGGAAGGTGCCTTCCATCTGCAAATTAATGTGTACCAGAATACCTGAAACAAAGTGCGACAACAACAGTCCCCCACCTTCAGTTCCTCCAGTAAAAATATCTTCTATCAGAAAACCAGTGCCCACCTTGTTGCAAATAATGCAAACAATAGCTGTCTGGCCTTTACTATTTTGCAAACAGATGTAAAACAGtgcaaataatataaataataataatatctagtgTTTAATGCAAATATTATAAAGACAGGGCCAGGAGAAGTACCTGTCATACGATGCTTCTTTGTCAGCCAAGAGAGCCTCCTTGACTTCAAGGTGATTCTTGTAGGTAAGGATGAGGTAAAGGACACACAGAACTAACGTTGTGGCACCtggaaaaataattaaaaaataaaataaaaaaaagggaacatGCAACAATATTTGGCTACATGCTTCATCAATAAATCTTGTGAAAACTCACCAGCATAACCTCCTAACCAGGAACTGCTGTGGTAGGCAAAGCACAGGATGGACAAGGCCAAGTAAAGGACGCTTTTCCGCCACAGATCTACCCATCGAATTCCTCTCCACAGGCGAAGGCAATAGCCTCTCTCCTCCCTTGAAGTTAAAGAACACTGAACTGTGGTAAATTTGATAAGTCACCACAAATGAACCTTCAGAACTGCAATACACAACAGGTCGTTTAATGGTTTCTGACTTCTGAATATCAGCCTTTTCTTCTGGCAGGTGAAGTTGATTAGTGCAGCCTGCATTAGTGCCTATCTGCAATAGTGTGAACGTACATGAGTAGAACAATAGTATATTCATCTGAACATGTTGGTCAACCTGCTGGTACTAATCCACATACACCTGCCGCTTCGTAtttgacgagagagagagagagagaaatcccCTGAAGGCTTAAAAACACCATCAAAACAGACaactgtgcagaaaaaaaaaagataacaaggGGAGAATGACACATACAGACAGTGCCGTGTACACCATTCTTCCTTGTATTCATTTTTATGTCTAAATACACAAGCACTTCTGCATTTTGGCCCAGTCAAAATGGAGCCACTGTGGTAGTGATTAAATTTGCAACCTCGAGCTCAGCAGTGCTATGCCACAACCAGTAACCTACTGTGGGGGGTTCATAATAGTATTCTAAACTAGAACCTAAATGTCACACTACCACTGCCCTATCAAGAATGACAGCCAGGTGCTAAAGCTGAGCCTCTCTAGCAATtaaccaaataaaaaaaatccttttCCTATAAGGCCAAGCCATACACACCAATTCTGTGCATTACTACAGTTCCCATGTTTCCCTCTACATTCTAATTTAATTAATATTTCtctgtcacacaatgcaaatgaCACTGTGCACACAACTAAACTAAAAGCCATACCAGAGCCATCAACCAGACTTTTCTAATCATGGACACTTTTTATGCTGATATATTGTTGATTAGAGAAAGCTGGATGAAGCACTTCAGTAACTCGCTTATACTTATGAGCAGTGCAGTGTGAAAAAGCTTCAGAATGAGGCTTGTGTCGCCAATCCATTGATAGATGCAGCTTAATTATTACTACGGCAATCATGAGAATAATATAGTCACCAGTGATGGTTCTGAGATCACATCATGTGGAAACTGCACCAAATGTGGAGAGCAGGATGAAAGACAAGATATTGCATCTCCTCCTTATTAGCATTttgtgctcaactgctgacccgataaccgcggtatcgaatcctggccacaGAGGCTGCATTTTGATGTCTGTTGTGTGCGTACAGGTCGTATATATAGTGTTCCAAGGCGAAAGACTTTTgggtcgaataaaaaaaaaagcaaaaaataaaggcTTCTGTTTTGCAAGACTACTTTATCACAATCTCCTGTCTCATTCGCTAAAAAAATTCTGTCCATGAGTGGTTGGCTAGCGCCCGTTCTAAAAAACAACTTTACCGTAGGGACCCACCGCGGTGgactagtggttacggtgtttaACTCTATACCAGAAGGTTGCAGGAtagaatcctggccgcggcggccacatttcgatggaggcgaaatgctaaaggcctgtgtacttagatttcggtgcccattaaagaaccctaggtggtcgaaatccccggagccctccactacagcgtccctcataatcatagcgtagttttgggacataagaccccaacaattattattcttttagcattttttttttcaatgttagaCCATTCCACAAGATGAGTAACAAATATGCGTTCTTACTATTAGGCTAGTGCATATGGTAGCATCTACTGCATGAGGGTTTGTCTGATGTACAGTACACAGTGAAGACAATGTCCCAACAGAAGATTGACCATTCTGCTTGTTTCTTTCAGGTTTACTTGAGCGaactgtagtttttttttaaataagaataCACACATGCAATACAAGTCAAGTACTTACATACCTTATGCAAACCTCGAGGAAAAGGTCCACAGCAAACGCTGTTTCAAAGAGTGTAATAAACACAGCTGAGACCCTGAAATGTGAGTCGGTAGATCAGTGCAtttcttcacaacacacactgaaGTATGTTTAGTGACACAGCTAGAGAGAACATCTGGTACCTACAGTATGTACGGTCCCAAGGAGTCGCCGTGATACGTGATGTCAGCGCCTATACCCCAGTAAACTAGAAGTGCAAAGAAAAGGACGGCATCAAATGAGAGAGTGCGAGCAAGACGCGCACGGCATGGTCTGGAAAAGGGTGTTTCCAAGAAAAGCAATTAGGAACTGGTTTTATTACAGAACAAATGCATACTGTGCTTGCGCGTTTATAAGCAATAAATGAGCGCCGATATGTCATTACTGAATGCTGCAATCACACACACATCACACATAACTGCATTCTGTATGTTGAAAACTTTGCATTATAAAGAGGATATACGTGCTCAAGTTCGCACGCATGCACGCTGCTACGTGCTACACGTGCGTGCCAAACTCAATGACACTTGCACATGCCCGAGATCAGTGAAGGGCAAATTAACGCAAGACGAGATGATTCTAAATGTGACCTGTTTGAGATATCTCTCATCAGTGTTTAACGGAAGGAGAAGTAAACAGCGTGCAGTTCGTGCGGTGTAGAAACAGCCTTaaacttagcttttttttttttttttcgctgcgcaAGGTCATGCGCATACGGCTTTAAGCGTCTTGCGAATAGAGGAACAGCTTACCTATTGCCGAAAAAATGCCCCATACTCGTGTCACAGGTGTAACGAAGTCTAGGGTGCGATATAAACCTTGATTCGGTCGGTAGCTCATCCTCGCGACATTTAACCCGAGCACCGGAAACGAAACACGAGCGAAACCAAGAACGACTTCCGCCGTTCCTCTTCGGTTCGCACGTCCGTACCATCAACAACGTAACGCTAGAGCGTACTCTCTTATGGATGCGCAGAGCATGGCGCAAAGGCAGGTGGAGGAA includes these proteins:
- the LOC119397064 gene encoding uncharacterized protein LOC119397064, which produces MSYRPNQGLYRTLDFVTPVTRVWGIFSAIVYWGIGADITYHGDSLGPYILVSAVFITLFETAFAVDLFLEVCIREERGYCLRLWRGIRWVDLWRKSVLYLALSILCFAYHSSSWLGGYAGATTLVLCVLYLILTYKNHLEVKEALLADKEASYDRFDALEEEVDETLPEPDVDTVGDQDRILEV